In one window of Toxotes jaculatrix isolate fToxJac2 chromosome 10, fToxJac2.pri, whole genome shotgun sequence DNA:
- the rab33ba gene encoding RAB33B, member RAS oncogene family a, which translates to MAESGLSVEYSGSLTSSALPPPRTRIFKIIVIGDSGVGKTCLTYRFCAGKFPEKTEATIGVDFRERLVEIDGEKIKIQLWDTAGQERFRKSMVQHYYRNVHAVVFVYDVTNAASFRTLPAWIEECKQHALGTEVPRILVGNKCDLQDSIQVSTDVAQQFADAHSMPLFETSAKNPNSQGDGSYGGGNSDHVEAIFMTVAHKLKSQKPLVLSQPPGGPGGTINLSRGMNDGGDGARSWGCSSC; encoded by the exons ATGGCGGAGAGCGGGTTGTCGGTTGAATACTCCGGCTCTCTGACGAGCTCTGCTCTTCCGCCGCCGAGGACCCGCATCTTCAAAATCATCGTGATCGGGGACTCGGGCGTCGGAAAGACGTGCCTCACCTACCGCTTCTGTGCCGGCAAGTTCCCCGAGAAGACAGAGGCCACGATCGGGGTGGACTTCAGGGAGAGGCTGGTCGAGATTGACGGCGAGAAAATCAAG ATCCAGCTGTGGGACACTGCAGGCCAGGAGCGTTTCAGGAAGTCCATGGTGCAGCACTACTACCGCAATGTACACGCTGTTGTCTTTGTCTATGATGTCACCAATGCTGCCAGCTTCCGCACCCTCCCCGCCTGGATTGAGGAGTGCAAACAGCATGCTTTGGGGACAGAGGTACCCAGGATCCTAGTTGGAAACAAGTGCGACCTCCAAGACTCCATCCAAGTGAGCACGGATGTGGCGCAGCAGTTTGCAGACGCCCACTCCATGCCCCTGTTTGAGACGTCTGCAAAAAACCCAAACAGCCAAGGAGACGGGAGCTATGGTGGTGGAAACAGTGACCACGTCGAGGCTATTTTTATGACGGTGGCCCACAAGCTGAAGTCTCAGAAGCCTCTGGTGTTGAGCCAGCCGCCAGGGGGACCAGGGGGCACCATCAACCTGAGCAGGGGGATGAATGATGGGGGCGATGGGGCCAGGAGCTGGGGCTGTAGCAGCTGCTGA
- the setd7 gene encoding histone-lysine N-methyltransferase SETD7 isoform X2, with product MCCLAKLTPPPVTGAVRAVLWCRGGGVGGVCVCVRSSSSMDSDDENIEEVVEGPLDEDGQPNGFCTVTYSSSDRFEGHFTHGEKNGKGKFFFFDGSTLEGFYIDDALQGQGVYTYEDGGVLHGTYVDGELNGLAQEFDGEGHLVFKGQYKDNNRCGECRVYYPVCTVVRLGRGLCVWGGE from the exons ATGTGCTGCCTGGCTAAGCTGACGCCCCCGCCGGTGACAGGAGCGGTCAGGGCTGTGTTGTGGTGccgtggtggtggtgttggtggtgtgtgtgtgtgtgtgcggtccTCCAGCAGCATGGACAGCGATGATGAAAATATAGAAGAGGTTGTGGAAG GTCCGTTGGATGAAGATGGGCAGCCCAATGGTTTCTGCACGGTCACCTACTCATCCAGTGACCGCTTTGAAGGACACTTCACCCACGGGGAGAAGAATGGCAAGGGCAAGTTCTTCTTCTTTGATGGAAG TACCCTGGAGGGTTTCTATATAGATGATGCTCTGCAGGGCCAGGGGGTGTACACCTATGAAGATGGCGGAGTCCTGCATGGGACGTATGTGGACGGCGAGCTCAATGGGCTTGCACAGGAGTTTGATGGAGAGGGCCATCTGGTGTTCAAGGGCCAGTACAAAGACAACAACCGCTGTGGGGAATGCCGGGTCTACTACCCT GTGTGTACTGTGGTGCGTCTAGGACGGgggctgtgtgtttggggagGTGAATGA
- the LOC121188262 gene encoding histone RNA hairpin-binding protein isoform X2, with product MSEWTRGRRHDGHSSQYDERSRCRWSHCRKRGVDGSLRANREEEGGDRENGRHTDSSYRHSDNRPASFTTPESTGPVSRCGRQADWGSQVEDDEMKRDVHRDMQRRRILGAEVTQRERRTSSGSSGSCDSREGENIETDEAVLLRRQKQINYGKNTLAYDRYIKEVPKHMRQPGVHPKTPNKFRKYSRRSWDQQIKLWKVKLHAWDPPAQDGQDKVLDNIEELGLDDVMDIELDFPTLSDSQNAPASVTSHSFSLEGEDCSGTPVKIQKTDTAVEPDTP from the exons ATGTCTGAGTGGACCAGAGGCAGACGACACGATGGTCACAGTAGCCAGTATGACGAAAG GAGCAGGTGTCGGTGGTCCCACTGCAGGAAGAGAGGGGTTGATGGAAGCTTGCGGGccaacagagaggaggaaggtggtGACAGAGAAAACGGCAGACACACCGACAGCAGCTACAGGCACTCTGACAACAGACCTGCCAg TTTCACCACACCAGAGAGCACAGGCCCAGTGTCTCGCTGTGGTAGACAGGCTGACTGGGGCAGCCAGGTAGAGGATGATGAGATGAAGAGGGATGTACATAGAGACATGCAGCG AAGGAGGATACTGGGTGCAGAGGtcacccagagagagagaaggacctCGTCTGGCTCTTCTGGAAG ctgtgactccagagagggagaaaacatcGAGACGGATGAAGCTGTGTTGCTACGGCGACAGAAACAGATCAACTATGGCAAGAACACACTGGCCTACGACCGATACATCAAGGAAGTTCCAAA ACACATGCGTCAGCCGGGCGTCCACCCAAAGACTCCCAATAAGTTCAGGAAGTACAGCCGTCGCTCGTGGGATCAGCAGATCAAACTATGGAAGGTCAAACTGCACGCTTGGGACCCCCCAGCACAGGACGGCCAAGACAAAGTCCTTGATAACAT TGAGGAGCTGGGTCTTGATGATGTAATGGACATCGAGCTCGACTTCCCAACCCTTTCGGACTCCCAGAATGCCCCAGCCTCTGTCACATCGCACAGCTTTTCACTGGAG GGTGAGGACTGTTCAGGGACTCCAGTTAAAATACAGAAGACGGACACCGCCGTGGAGCCTGACACGCCATAG
- the zgc:113425 gene encoding uncharacterized protein zgc:113425 isoform X3, translated as MDRYRYFIFNQKGVLVLGILQVACAGLCVVCGFMDAVFRKDTPLSTTRTPVWGGLIMASPGVLALFASQRKNSVLVSVMVAAAGLSCAAALFISGYACLTLTYGEEDEDVFHHHDSPQVTCCSLCLASDVCASSDGEGGQRHHTADLHHRPGSLLPHCLCGLSQSALLWLLRCQNWTGDTGSSV; from the exons ATGGACCGATACAGGTACTTTATCTTCAACCAGAAGGGCGTGCTCGTCCTGGGTATCCTCCAGGTGGCCTGTGCAGGTCTCTGTGTGGTCTGCGGGTTTATGGACGCTGTTTTCCGCAAGGATACCCCGCTGAGCACCACCAGGACACCGGTGTGGGGAGGACTG ATCATGGCCTCTCCAGGTGTTTTGGCGCTGTTTGCCTCCCAAAGGAAAAACTCGGTCCTG GTGAGTGTGATGGTGGCAGCAGCAGGGCTCTCCTGTGCGGCTGCGCTGTTTATATCAGGTTATGCCTGTCTGACGCTCACCTAtggggaggaggatgaagatgtcTTTCACCACCATGACAGTCCTCAAGTG ACCTGCTGTTCTTTGTGTCTCGCCTCAGACGTTTGTGCTTCATCGGATGGTGAAGGGGGCCAACGCCACCATACTGCTGACCTGCACCATCGGCCTggctctctcctccctcattGCCTATGTGGGCTGTCGCAGTCTGCCCTGCTGTGGCTGCTACGATGCCAGAACTGGACTG GAGACACTGGTTCCTCAGTGTGA
- the zgc:113425 gene encoding uncharacterized protein zgc:113425 isoform X2, translating into MDRYRYFIFNQKGVLVLGILQVACAGLCVVCGFMDAVFRKDTPLSTTRTPVWGGLIMASPGVLALFASQRKNSVLVSVMVAAAGLSCAAALFISGYACLTLTYGEEDEDVFHHHDSPQVTFVLHRMVKGANATILLTCTIGLALSSLIAYVGCRSLPCCGCYDARTGLETLVPQCDPGDTEMVCTWQGGDDRLFNSPAQSTDRGTTEAEEGPSKLPPYSRLT; encoded by the exons ATGGACCGATACAGGTACTTTATCTTCAACCAGAAGGGCGTGCTCGTCCTGGGTATCCTCCAGGTGGCCTGTGCAGGTCTCTGTGTGGTCTGCGGGTTTATGGACGCTGTTTTCCGCAAGGATACCCCGCTGAGCACCACCAGGACACCGGTGTGGGGAGGACTG ATCATGGCCTCTCCAGGTGTTTTGGCGCTGTTTGCCTCCCAAAGGAAAAACTCGGTCCTG GTGAGTGTGATGGTGGCAGCAGCAGGGCTCTCCTGTGCGGCTGCGCTGTTTATATCAGGTTATGCCTGTCTGACGCTCACCTAtggggaggaggatgaagatgtcTTTCACCACCATGACAGTCCTCAAGTG ACGTTTGTGCTTCATCGGATGGTGAAGGGGGCCAACGCCACCATACTGCTGACCTGCACCATCGGCCTggctctctcctccctcattGCCTATGTGGGCTGTCGCAGTCTGCCCTGCTGTGGCTGCTACGATGCCAGAACTGGACTG GAGACACTGGTTCCTCAGTGTGACCCTGGGGACACAGAGATGGTTTGCACCTGGCAAG GAGGCGATGACAGGCTCTTCAACTCTCCAGCTCAGTCCACTGACCGGGGCACcactgaggcagaggagggacCTTCCAAACTGCCTCCGTACAGCAGACTAACCTGA
- the immt gene encoding MICOS complex subunit MIC60, whose protein sequence is MLRACLRGANATARKSRGRIPLTNLQHCRHYTSGESGGASKVVAAGLVTVGGGIGGTILYAKWDHKFRAAVENNVPYSDWLLNLALGPMSQDGGVPVKKQMEKAQPPSMMEKDMKAAKAKSAKKVKEAAESPAKETSPVPAPPAQSIEEASAEATHIISAIGEVPSVPAPCDTEAATVKEECKECHDHKDTPVTAAVHPAATEPMKERPVEEVAARLAQQDQEEQDILATVSANLEESLASSAKATLQAIGAQEAALQAITQHIHKLKEAMDEEVPPQEKSAQWKELEAAIADRTCAMNDAGTALLKANEALDSLKSVIEKSKGLKVTAARPLVLAAEENLHNMVVDLDKVVAKVRSAESEAKIVSQYTELVNEAKQQFQKEVSSLTPEIQANWKGLTGKLSADDLNALIAHAHRRIDQLNRELAEQRVREQIHIDAALEQQKLEHQTATEKAIGTSLQHIKEEARLEQERKLSELREVMEAEMRTQLRRQAAAHTDHVQDVLKVQEQELRADAEQVLSTKMLEQETRYRQLSQEQLDNFTLDMNTAYARLKGMEEAIDSHVIAEEEARKAHQLWLSVEALSYTLKTAEADSPSVPLESAAQVVRDSCHDSDFALALASALPEESLQRGVYSEASLRARFNSLRSLARRVALVDESHNSLYQYFLSYLQAALLFEAKQEAPPTQLSSEDLDPFRLLSYASYCLEHGDLELAAKLVNQLRGEARRVVEDWLTEARLTLETRQVISLLSAYANAVGLGTTQAP, encoded by the exons ATGCTGAGGGCTTGTCTGAGAGGAGCTAATGCCACAGCTCGG AAGAGCCGTGGGAGAATCCCTCTAACCAATCTGCAACACTGCCGGCACTACACATCAGGAGAGAGCGG CGGTGCTTCTAAAGTGGTTGCTGCCGGCTTGGTGACAGTAGGCGGTGGCATCGGAGGCACAATACTCTACGCCAAATGGGACCACAAGTTCAGAGCGGCCGTGGAGAACAATGTTCCCTACTCTGACTGGCTGCTGAATCTGGCTTTGGGACCCATGTCCCAAGATGGCGGCGTTCCAGTCAAGAAGCAG aTGGAGAAGGCCCAGCCTCCTTCTATGATGGAAAAAGACATGAAGGCAGCCAAAGCCAAGTCGGCGAAGAAGGTGAAGGAGGCAGCAGAAAGTCCAGCCAAAGAGACCAGTCCTGTCCCAGCACCGCCTGCACAGAGCATAGAGG AGGCTTCAGCAGAGGCGACTCATATCATCTCCGCCATCGGCGAGGTCCCGTCAGTCCCTGCTCCATGTGACACAGAGGCAGCAACAGTCAAAG AGGAGTGCAAAGAGTGCCACGACCATAAGGACAcaccagtgacagcagcagttcaCCCTGCAGCaacagagccaatgaaagaacGCCCAGTAGAAGAAGTGGCAGCTAGGCTGGCTCAACAAGACCAGGAGGAACAGGACATTTTAGCAA CTGTATCAGCCAATCTTGAAGAGTCACTGGCCAGCTCAGCTAAGGCGACTCTGCAGGCCATTGGAGCTCAGGAAGCTGCCCTGCAGGCGAtcacacagcacatacacaaactgaaGGAGGCCATGGATGAAGAG GTTCCGCCTCAGGAGAAGTCAGCCCAGTGGAAGGAGCTAGAAGCTGCTATTGCTGATAGAACCTGCGCTATGAACGATGCTGGGACTGCTCTGTTGAAAGCCAA TGAAGCCTTGGACAGTCTCAAGTCAGTGATCGAGAAGTCAAAAGGGTTGAAGGTCACTGCTGCTCGTCCACTGGTTTTAGCAGCAGAGGAGAACCTCCATAACATGGTGGTGGACCTGGATAAAGTGGTCGCTAAG gtgCGGTCTGCAGAGTCAGAAGCTAAGATTGTCTCCCAGTACACTGAACTGGTTAATGAAGCCAAACAACAGTTCCAGAAGGAAGTAAGCAGCCTTACTCCAGAAATCCAGGCCAACTGGAAGGGACTCA ctggtaAACTGTCAGCGGATGACCTGAACGCCCTGATTGCCCATGCACACCGGCGCATCGACCAGCTGAATCGAGAGCTGGCCgagcagagagtcagagagcagATCCACATCGATGCAGCGCTGGAGCAGCAGAAGCTGGAGCACCAGACAGCCACGGAGAAAGCCATCGGCACCAGCCTGCAGCACATCAAGGAGGAGGCACGgctggagcaggagaggaag ttGTCTGAGTTAAGGGAAGTGATGGAGGCAGAGATGAGGACTCAGCTCCGGCGTCAGGCAGCTGCTCACACAGACCACGTCCAAGATGTCCTCAAAGTCCAGGAGCAGGAACTGAGAGCCGATGCAGAGCAG GTCCTGAGCACTAAGATGCTGGAGCAGGAGACCCGCTACCGTCAGCTGAGCCAGGAGCAGCTGGATAACTTCACCCTGGATATGAACACTGCCTATGCAAGACTGAAGGGGATGGAGGAGGCCATAGACA gcCACGTGATAGCAGAGGAGGAGGCCCGTAAAGCTCACCAGCTCTGGCTCTCTGTGGAGGCTCTCAGCTACACTCTAAAGACTGCCGAGGCCGATTCGCCCTCCGTGCCTCTCGAGAGCGCCGCTCAGGTCGTGCGAGACAGCTGCCACGACAGTGACTTCGCCTTGGCTCTGGCGTCGGCTCTTCCGGAAGAATCCCTCCAGCGCGGCGTGTACAGCGAGGCCTCTCTCCGCGCCCGCTTCAATTCCCTACGATCACTGGCTCGCCGGGTCGCCCTCGTTGACGAATCTCACAACTCCTTGTACCAGTATTTCTTGTCCTATCTTCAAGCCGCGCTCCTGTTTGAGGCTAAACAGGAAGCCCCGCCCACCCAGCTCAGTAGTGAGGACCTAGACCCATTCAGGCTTCTGTCATATGCTAGTTACTGCTTAGAGCACGGGGATCTGGAGTTAGCAGCTAAACTGGTGAACCAGTTGAGAGGAGAGGCTAGGAGAGTGGTGGAGGACTGGCTGACTGAAGCCAGGCTCACTCTGGAAACCAGGCAGGTTATCAGTTTGCTGTCTGCTTATGCAAATGCTGTGGGATTGGGAACCACGCAGGCTCCATAG
- the LOC121188922 gene encoding fibroblast growth factor 4-like, with protein MSSSSSSSRSKLPLLLYGILLCSSFAPLPVISSKRQSIQGAVSLVRASGSSWDKREVTARDGEYLLGIKRLRRLYCNVGIGFHIQVLPNGKITGVHNENRYTLLEISPVERGVVTLFGMRSGLFIAMSDKGKLYGSGHFNDECKFKETLLPNNYNAYESAAYPGMYIGLGKTGKTKRGNRVTPTMTMTHFLPRI; from the exons ATGTCATCGTCATCGTCATCGTCGAGGTCCAAGCTCCCACTGCTCCTGTATGGGATCCTCCTGTGCAGCTCCTTCGCTCCTCTCCCAGTCATCAGCAGTAAGAGACAGAGCATCCAGGGCGCCGTGTCACTGGTTCGGGCCAGCGGCAGCTCCTGGGACAAGAGGGAGGTGACAGCTAGGGATGGAGAATACCTGCTCGGGATCAAAAGACTGAGAAGGCTTTACTGTAACGTGGGCATCGGCTTCCACATTCAAGTCTTACCAAACGGGAAGATCACAGGCGTGCATAATGAAAACAGATACA CCCTTCTAGAAATTTCCCCGGTGGAGAGAGGAGTGGTGACTCTGTTTGGGATGAGAAGCGGTCTCTTCATCGCCATGAGCGACAAAGGGAAACTCTACGGCTCG GGCCACTTCAACGACGAGTGCAAGTTCAAGGAGACGCTCCTGCCCAACAACTATAACGCCTACGAATCAGCTGCCTACCCCGGCATGTACATCGGCCTCGGCAAGACCGGCAAAACCAAGAGAGGCAACCGGGTCACACCCACCATGACCATGACACACTTCCTTCCCAGGATATGA
- the LOC121188262 gene encoding histone RNA hairpin-binding protein isoform X1, with protein sequence MSEWTRGRRHDGHSSQYDERSRCRWSHCRKRGVDGSLRANREEEGGDRENGRHTDSSYRHSDNRPASFTTPESTGPVSRCGRQADWGSQVEDDEMKRDVHRDMQRYRRRILGAEVTQRERRTSSGSSGSCDSREGENIETDEAVLLRRQKQINYGKNTLAYDRYIKEVPKHMRQPGVHPKTPNKFRKYSRRSWDQQIKLWKVKLHAWDPPAQDGQDKVLDNIEELGLDDVMDIELDFPTLSDSQNAPASVTSHSFSLEGEDCSGTPVKIQKTDTAVEPDTP encoded by the exons ATGTCTGAGTGGACCAGAGGCAGACGACACGATGGTCACAGTAGCCAGTATGACGAAAG GAGCAGGTGTCGGTGGTCCCACTGCAGGAAGAGAGGGGTTGATGGAAGCTTGCGGGccaacagagaggaggaaggtggtGACAGAGAAAACGGCAGACACACCGACAGCAGCTACAGGCACTCTGACAACAGACCTGCCAg TTTCACCACACCAGAGAGCACAGGCCCAGTGTCTCGCTGTGGTAGACAGGCTGACTGGGGCAGCCAGGTAGAGGATGATGAGATGAAGAGGGATGTACATAGAGACATGCAGCG TTACAGAAGGAGGATACTGGGTGCAGAGGtcacccagagagagagaaggacctCGTCTGGCTCTTCTGGAAG ctgtgactccagagagggagaaaacatcGAGACGGATGAAGCTGTGTTGCTACGGCGACAGAAACAGATCAACTATGGCAAGAACACACTGGCCTACGACCGATACATCAAGGAAGTTCCAAA ACACATGCGTCAGCCGGGCGTCCACCCAAAGACTCCCAATAAGTTCAGGAAGTACAGCCGTCGCTCGTGGGATCAGCAGATCAAACTATGGAAGGTCAAACTGCACGCTTGGGACCCCCCAGCACAGGACGGCCAAGACAAAGTCCTTGATAACAT TGAGGAGCTGGGTCTTGATGATGTAATGGACATCGAGCTCGACTTCCCAACCCTTTCGGACTCCCAGAATGCCCCAGCCTCTGTCACATCGCACAGCTTTTCACTGGAG GGTGAGGACTGTTCAGGGACTCCAGTTAAAATACAGAAGACGGACACCGCCGTGGAGCCTGACACGCCATAG
- the zgc:113425 gene encoding uncharacterized protein zgc:113425 isoform X1 has protein sequence MDRYRYFIFNQKGVLVLGILQVACAGLCVVCGFMDAVFRKDTPLSTTRTPVWGGLIMASPGVLALFASQRKNSVLVSVMVAAAGLSCAAALFISGYACLTLTYGEEDEDVFHHHDSPQVTFVLHRMVKGANATILLTCTIGLALSSLIAYVGCRSLPCCGCYDARTGLETLVPQCDPGDTEMVCTWQAGGDDRLFNSPAQSTDRGTTEAEEGPSKLPPYSRLT, from the exons ATGGACCGATACAGGTACTTTATCTTCAACCAGAAGGGCGTGCTCGTCCTGGGTATCCTCCAGGTGGCCTGTGCAGGTCTCTGTGTGGTCTGCGGGTTTATGGACGCTGTTTTCCGCAAGGATACCCCGCTGAGCACCACCAGGACACCGGTGTGGGGAGGACTG ATCATGGCCTCTCCAGGTGTTTTGGCGCTGTTTGCCTCCCAAAGGAAAAACTCGGTCCTG GTGAGTGTGATGGTGGCAGCAGCAGGGCTCTCCTGTGCGGCTGCGCTGTTTATATCAGGTTATGCCTGTCTGACGCTCACCTAtggggaggaggatgaagatgtcTTTCACCACCATGACAGTCCTCAAGTG ACGTTTGTGCTTCATCGGATGGTGAAGGGGGCCAACGCCACCATACTGCTGACCTGCACCATCGGCCTggctctctcctccctcattGCCTATGTGGGCTGTCGCAGTCTGCCCTGCTGTGGCTGCTACGATGCCAGAACTGGACTG GAGACACTGGTTCCTCAGTGTGACCCTGGGGACACAGAGATGGTTTGCACCTGGCAAG CAGGAGGCGATGACAGGCTCTTCAACTCTCCAGCTCAGTCCACTGACCGGGGCACcactgaggcagaggagggacCTTCCAAACTGCCTCCGTACAGCAGACTAACCTGA
- the setd7 gene encoding histone-lysine N-methyltransferase SETD7 isoform X1 → MCCLAKLTPPPVTGAVRAVLWCRGGGVGGVCVCVRSSSSMDSDDENIEEVVEGPLDEDGQPNGFCTVTYSSSDRFEGHFTHGEKNGKGKFFFFDGSTLEGFYIDDALQGQGVYTYEDGGVLHGTYVDGELNGLAQEFDGEGHLVFKGQYKDNNRCGECRVYYPDGGCVFGEVNEDGEMTGDSVAYIYPDGRTALFGSFVDGELIEARLATLISNESGRVRFEVTPDSPVYSYDKSTSTCVATHTLLPDPYESQRVFVADSMIKGAGQGLFAKIDAETDTVMAFYNGVRITHSEVDSRDWALNGNTISLDEDTVIDVPQPFDKTERYCASLGHKANHSFTPNCKYDPFVHPRFGPIKCVRTLRAVQKDEELTVAYGYDHGAAGKNGPEAPDWYKQELEVFQQRQAAAAGQ, encoded by the exons ATGTGCTGCCTGGCTAAGCTGACGCCCCCGCCGGTGACAGGAGCGGTCAGGGCTGTGTTGTGGTGccgtggtggtggtgttggtggtgtgtgtgtgtgtgtgcggtccTCCAGCAGCATGGACAGCGATGATGAAAATATAGAAGAGGTTGTGGAAG GTCCGTTGGATGAAGATGGGCAGCCCAATGGTTTCTGCACGGTCACCTACTCATCCAGTGACCGCTTTGAAGGACACTTCACCCACGGGGAGAAGAATGGCAAGGGCAAGTTCTTCTTCTTTGATGGAAG TACCCTGGAGGGTTTCTATATAGATGATGCTCTGCAGGGCCAGGGGGTGTACACCTATGAAGATGGCGGAGTCCTGCATGGGACGTATGTGGACGGCGAGCTCAATGGGCTTGCACAGGAGTTTGATGGAGAGGGCCATCTGGTGTTCAAGGGCCAGTACAAAGACAACAACCGCTGTGGGGAATGCCGGGTCTACTACCCT GACGGgggctgtgtgtttggggagGTGAATGAGGACGGGGAGATGACCGGTGACTCGGTAGCGTACATCTACCCAGACGGTCGCACGGCGCTGTTTGGAAGCTTTGTGGACGGGGAGCTGATCGAGGCTCGCCTTGCCACCCTGATCTCCAATGAGAGCGGAAGGGTACGCTTCGAAGTCACGCCAGACA GTCCTGTGTACTCGTATGACAAGTCCACATCCACCTGTGTCGCCACCCACACTCTCCTTCCGGACCCATATGAGAGCCAGAG ggTGTTTGTGGCAGACTCTATGATTAAAGGAGCAGGACAGGGCTTGTTTGCCAAGATAGATGCTGAAACGGACACTGTGATGGCTTTTTATAACGGAGTGCGCATCACACACTCGGAG GTAGACAGCAGAGACTGGGCGCTGAATGGAAACACAATCTCACTGGACGAGGACACTGTGATCGATGTCCCTCAGCCGTTTGACAAGACAGAGAGGTACTGCGCCTCTCTGGGTCACAAGGCAAACCACTCCTTCACCCCCAACTGTAAATACGACCC gttcGTCCATCCTCGTTTTGGGCCAATCAAGTGCGTCCGAACACTGAGGGCTGTGCAGAAAGACGAGGAGCTAACGGTCGCCTACGGCTACGATCACGGGGCGGCGGGAAAGAATGGCCCAGAGGCTCCCGATTGGTACAAGCAGGAACTGGAGGTGTTCCAGCAGAGACAAGCAGCTGCCGCTGGCCAATGA